Proteins from one Mycolicibacter virginiensis genomic window:
- the rpsL gene encoding 30S ribosomal protein S12, whose product MPTIQQLVRKGRRDKVAKVKTAALKGSPQRRGVCTRVYTTTPKKPNSALRKVARVKLTSQVEVTAYIPGEGHNLQEHSMVLVRGGRVKDLPGVRYKIIRGSLDTQGVKNRKQARSRYGAKKEKS is encoded by the coding sequence ATGCCAACCATTCAGCAGCTGGTCCGTAAGGGCCGCCGCGACAAGGTCGCCAAGGTGAAGACCGCGGCCCTCAAGGGCAGCCCGCAGCGACGGGGCGTGTGCACCCGCGTGTACACCACCACCCCGAAGAAGCCGAACTCGGCGCTTCGCAAGGTGGCGCGCGTCAAGCTGACCAGCCAGGTGGAGGTGACCGCCTACATCCCGGGTGAGGGTCACAACCTGCAGGAGCACTCGATGGTGCTGGTGCGTGGTGGTCGTGTGAAGGACCTGCCGGGTGTGCGCTACAAGATCATCCGCGGCTCGCTGGACACCCAGGGAGTCAAGAACCGCAAGCAGGCCCGCAGCCGCTACGGCGCGAAGAAGGAGAAGAGCTGA
- a CDS encoding TetR/AcrR family transcriptional regulator, whose product MSARPEPPAAGGRSRANGKAGARPVKLSRDVIVNAALNFLDREGWDALTINALATQLGTKGPSLYNHVHSLNDLRRAMRMRVIDDILEMLTQVGQGRARDDAVLVMAGAYRSYAHHHPGRYSAFTRMPLGGDDPEYTAAATRAAAPVIEVLASYGLEGDRAFHAALEFWAAMHGFVLLEMTGVMDDVDTDAVFSDMVRRLASAMDSRTQ is encoded by the coding sequence ATGTCAGCTCGACCAGAGCCGCCCGCCGCGGGGGGGCGCTCGCGCGCCAACGGCAAAGCGGGGGCGCGCCCGGTCAAGCTGAGCCGCGACGTCATCGTCAACGCGGCCTTGAATTTCCTGGACCGCGAGGGCTGGGACGCGCTGACCATCAACGCGTTGGCCACCCAGCTGGGCACCAAGGGCCCGTCGCTGTACAACCACGTGCACAGCCTCAACGACCTGCGTCGCGCCATGCGGATGCGGGTCATCGACGACATTCTGGAGATGTTGACCCAGGTCGGGCAGGGCCGCGCCCGCGACGATGCGGTGCTGGTGATGGCCGGCGCCTATCGCAGCTATGCCCATCACCACCCGGGCCGGTACTCGGCGTTCACCCGGATGCCGCTGGGCGGCGACGACCCGGAATACACCGCCGCGGCCACCCGGGCCGCCGCCCCGGTCATCGAGGTCTTGGCGTCCTACGGGCTCGAAGGCGACCGTGCGTTTCACGCGGCCCTGGAGTTCTGGGCGGCCATGCACGGATTCGTTCTGTTGGAGATGACCGGCGTGATGGATGACGTGGACACCGACGCCGTCTTCTCCGACATGGTGCGCAGGCTGGCCTCGGCGATGGACAGCCGCACCCAGTAG
- a CDS encoding PaaX family transcriptional regulator C-terminal domain-containing protein: MTARSVVLSVLLGAHPASATAAELLRLTTDFGIKETALRVALTRLVAAGDLIRSVEGYGLSERLLERQRLQDAALNPQARSWDGNWLAVVITTIGCDARTRAALRSGLAERRFAELREGFWMRPDNIDVELGESLGGYTRLLTARDEKPAELATTLWDLAGWAQTGHELLAAMAAAEDIPSRFIVAAAMVRHLRRDPVLPPELLPADWPGTRIRSRYAEFADELVARRDADREAVLR, from the coding sequence ATGACGGCCCGCTCGGTAGTTCTGTCGGTGCTCCTGGGTGCCCACCCCGCGTCGGCCACCGCGGCTGAATTGCTACGACTGACAACAGATTTCGGGATCAAGGAAACAGCCTTGCGGGTGGCCCTGACCCGGCTGGTCGCTGCCGGAGACCTGATCCGATCGGTCGAAGGGTACGGACTGTCCGAGCGTCTGCTGGAGCGCCAGCGTCTACAGGACGCGGCGCTGAATCCCCAGGCGAGGAGCTGGGACGGCAACTGGCTGGCCGTAGTGATCACCACCATCGGCTGCGACGCGCGAACCCGGGCCGCCTTGCGCTCGGGGCTGGCCGAGCGGCGGTTCGCCGAGCTGCGCGAGGGATTCTGGATGCGCCCGGACAACATCGACGTCGAGCTGGGGGAGAGCCTCGGCGGGTATACCCGGCTGCTCACAGCGCGTGACGAGAAGCCCGCCGAATTGGCCACCACGCTGTGGGATCTGGCGGGGTGGGCGCAGACTGGCCACGAGTTGCTCGCCGCGATGGCCGCCGCCGAGGACATACCAAGCCGCTTCATCGTCGCCGCGGCCATGGTCCGCCACCTGCGGCGCGACCCGGTGCTGCCGCCCGAACTTCTTCCGGCGGACTGGCCAGGGACGCGAATCCGCAGCCGCTACGCGGAGTTCGCCGATGAACTGGTCGCGCGACGCGACGCGGACCGGGAGGCGGTGCTGCGATGA
- a CDS encoding acyl-CoA dehydrogenase family protein produces MADTHIVTNQVLPLEGYNPASSPVLIESLIREGGQWGVDEVTDLGAISGSKQVQRWGELADRNRPVLHTHDVVGNRIDEVEYDPAYHELMRTAIAHGLHAAPWADPRPGAHVVRAAQTGVWTAEPGHMCPISMTYAIVPALRNNAELAKIYEPLLTSRVYDPELKVPASKAGITAGMSMTEKQGGSDVRAGTTQAVPNGDGSYTLIGHKWFTSAPMCDVFLVLAQAPGGLSCFFLPRILADGTRNRMRLQRLKDKLGNHANASSEIEYDGATAWLVGEEGRGVSVIIEMVNLTRLDCALGSATSMRMGLARAIYHAQHRKAFGAYLIDQPLMRNVLADLAVEAEAATMVSMRMAGATDKAVGGDEREGLLRRIGLAATKYWVCKRATPHAAEAMECLGGNGYIEDSLMPRLYREAPLMGIWEGSGNVSALDTLRALATQPQSVAVLFDELAETAGQDRRLDAHVEALKTRLAGLGADVVAAQYQARKIAEDICLALQGGLLVRHGHPAVAEAFLATRLGGQWGGAFGTLPAGLDLGPILERALVKG; encoded by the coding sequence ATGGCCGACACGCATATCGTCACCAACCAGGTCCTTCCGCTGGAAGGCTATAACCCGGCGTCGTCCCCGGTCCTCATTGAATCGCTGATCCGCGAGGGCGGTCAGTGGGGCGTCGACGAGGTCACCGACCTCGGGGCGATATCCGGGTCCAAGCAGGTGCAACGCTGGGGCGAGCTCGCCGACCGCAACCGACCGGTGCTGCACACCCATGACGTCGTCGGTAACCGGATCGACGAAGTGGAATACGACCCGGCCTATCACGAGCTGATGCGCACCGCGATCGCCCACGGCCTGCACGCCGCGCCATGGGCCGACCCGCGACCCGGCGCGCACGTCGTCCGCGCCGCTCAAACCGGGGTGTGGACCGCCGAGCCGGGCCACATGTGTCCGATCTCGATGACGTACGCGATCGTGCCCGCGCTGCGTAACAACGCCGAACTCGCCAAGATCTATGAGCCCTTGCTGACCAGTCGGGTCTACGACCCCGAGCTGAAGGTGCCGGCCAGCAAGGCCGGTATCACCGCCGGCATGTCGATGACCGAGAAGCAGGGCGGCTCCGACGTGCGCGCCGGAACCACCCAGGCGGTCCCGAACGGTGATGGCAGCTACACCCTGATCGGGCACAAGTGGTTCACCTCCGCGCCGATGTGCGACGTGTTCCTGGTGCTGGCGCAGGCGCCCGGCGGATTGAGTTGCTTCTTCCTGCCTCGGATCCTGGCTGACGGCACCCGCAACCGGATGCGGCTGCAGCGGCTCAAGGACAAGCTCGGCAACCACGCCAACGCCTCCAGCGAGATCGAGTACGACGGCGCGACCGCCTGGCTGGTGGGCGAGGAGGGTCGTGGGGTCTCGGTCATCATCGAGATGGTCAACCTCACCCGCCTGGACTGCGCGCTGGGCAGCGCGACCAGCATGCGAATGGGCCTGGCTCGTGCCATCTACCACGCCCAGCACCGAAAGGCGTTCGGCGCCTATCTGATCGATCAACCGCTGATGCGCAACGTGCTGGCCGATCTGGCCGTGGAGGCTGAGGCCGCCACCATGGTGTCGATGCGGATGGCCGGTGCCACCGACAAGGCGGTCGGGGGCGATGAGCGTGAGGGACTGTTGCGTCGGATCGGGTTGGCTGCCACCAAGTACTGGGTGTGCAAGCGCGCCACCCCGCACGCCGCCGAGGCGATGGAGTGCCTGGGCGGCAACGGTTACATCGAGGATTCGTTGATGCCGCGGCTGTACCGGGAGGCGCCGTTGATGGGCATCTGGGAGGGGTCGGGCAACGTCAGCGCCTTGGACACGCTGCGCGCCCTGGCCACCCAGCCCCAATCGGTGGCGGTGCTCTTCGATGAGCTCGCCGAGACCGCCGGGCAGGATCGTCGGCTCGACGCGCATGTCGAAGCGTTGAAGACCCGACTGGCGGGCTTGGGCGCTGACGTGGTCGCTGCCCAGTACCAGGCGCGCAAGATCGCCGAGGACATCTGCCTGGCGCTGCAGGGCGGGTTGCTGGTGCGCCATGGCCACCCGGCCGTCGCCGAGGCGTTCCTGGCAACGCGGCTCGGCGGCCAATGGGGTGGTGCATTCGGCACTCTGCCGGCCGGCCTCGACCTCGGGCCGATCCTCGAGCGTGCGCTGGTCAAGGGCTGA
- a CDS encoding DUF3060 domain-containing protein — MTHVLRVNLCSLLAGGMTLLAVVLTGCESEAPPKSSRISQNYDGRFANTIRYESFGATSALDCADGKSLNVAGSNNKLTVRGRCEAVNVGGADNRITIERIDKTLTITGLNNSITYRGGDPKVDNRGSGNTIADKR; from the coding sequence GTGACCCACGTTCTCCGGGTAAATCTCTGCTCGCTGCTGGCCGGTGGAATGACGCTGCTCGCAGTCGTACTCACCGGCTGCGAGTCGGAGGCGCCACCCAAGTCCTCGCGGATCTCGCAGAACTACGACGGCCGGTTCGCCAACACGATCCGATACGAGTCGTTCGGAGCGACATCGGCTTTGGACTGCGCCGACGGCAAATCACTGAACGTGGCCGGTTCGAACAACAAGCTGACGGTCCGCGGCCGCTGCGAAGCGGTGAACGTAGGCGGTGCCGACAACCGCATCACCATCGAGCGCATCGACAAGACACTGACGATCACCGGGCTCAATAACTCCATCACCTATCGCGGCGGCGATCCCAAGGTCGACAACCGCGGGTCCGGCAACACCATCGCCGACAAGCGCTGA
- a CDS encoding crotonase/enoyl-CoA hydratase family protein: MRHHIAPVEFDNLRTMTYEVTDRIARITFDRPEHGNAITADTPLELSALVERADLDPNVHVILVSGRGEGFCAGFDLGAYAEGSSSAGGENYRGSVLDGKTQATNHRSDQPWDPMIDYQMMSRFVRGFASLMHADKPTVVKIHGYCVAGGTDIALHADQVIAASDAKIGYPPMRVWGVPAAGLWAHRLGDQRAKRLLLTGDCITGAQAAEWGLAIEAPDPADLDERTERLVARIAAMPVNQLIMAKLALNTALLQQGVATSRMVSTVFDGVARHTPEGHAFVADAVQHGFRDAVRHRDEPFGDYGRKTSGV; the protein is encoded by the coding sequence ATGCGCCATCACATCGCCCCGGTCGAGTTCGACAACCTGCGGACGATGACTTACGAGGTCACCGACCGCATCGCCCGGATCACCTTCGACCGCCCGGAACACGGGAACGCGATCACCGCCGACACCCCGCTGGAATTGTCGGCGCTGGTGGAACGCGCCGATCTGGATCCCAACGTGCACGTGATCCTGGTGTCGGGGCGTGGCGAGGGATTCTGTGCCGGTTTCGACCTGGGTGCCTACGCCGAAGGCTCGTCGTCGGCGGGCGGGGAGAACTACCGGGGCAGTGTGCTCGACGGTAAGACGCAAGCCACCAACCACCGTTCGGATCAGCCGTGGGATCCGATGATCGACTACCAGATGATGAGTCGATTCGTCCGCGGCTTCGCCTCGCTGATGCACGCCGACAAACCCACCGTGGTCAAGATCCACGGCTACTGCGTGGCCGGCGGCACCGACATCGCACTGCATGCCGATCAGGTGATCGCGGCATCTGACGCCAAGATCGGTTACCCGCCGATGCGGGTGTGGGGGGTGCCGGCGGCCGGACTGTGGGCGCACCGGCTCGGCGACCAGCGCGCCAAACGCCTACTGCTGACCGGAGATTGCATCACCGGAGCTCAGGCCGCCGAATGGGGTCTGGCGATCGAGGCTCCGGACCCAGCTGATCTTGACGAGCGCACCGAACGCCTGGTGGCCCGTATCGCCGCGATGCCGGTCAACCAACTGATCATGGCCAAACTCGCCCTCAATACCGCACTGCTGCAACAGGGCGTGGCCACCAGCCGCATGGTCAGCACCGTGTTCGACGGGGTGGCGCGACACACGCCGGAAGGGCACGCCTTCGTCGCCGACGCGGTGCAGCACGGGTTCCGTGACGCAGTGCGGCACCGCGACGAGCCGTTCGGGGATTACGGTCGAAAGACCTCCGGGGTTTAG
- a CDS encoding crotonase/enoyl-CoA hydratase family protein translates to MSAVRVERSGPVTTVILDRPHARNAVDGPTAAALYQAFDEFDRDASASVAVLWGDHGTFCAGADLKALGTPNSNQTHRSGPGPMGPTRMMLSKPVIAAVSGYAVAGGLELALWCDMRVVEADATFGVFCRRWGVPLIDGGTVRLPRLIGHSRAMDMILTGRAVNAEEALAIGLANRVVPTGEARRAAEQLALELAELPQGCLRSDRLSALRQWGMTESHAMDSEFESIERVADEALRGAGRFAGGAGRHGAKA, encoded by the coding sequence ATGAGTGCAGTGCGCGTGGAGCGCAGTGGCCCGGTCACCACGGTGATCTTGGATCGACCGCATGCCCGAAATGCCGTCGATGGCCCGACCGCCGCGGCGCTCTATCAGGCCTTCGACGAATTCGACCGCGATGCGAGCGCATCGGTGGCTGTGCTGTGGGGAGATCACGGAACCTTTTGCGCCGGAGCCGATCTCAAAGCCCTCGGTACGCCGAACAGCAATCAGACCCATCGCAGCGGGCCGGGGCCGATGGGTCCGACCCGGATGATGTTGTCCAAACCGGTGATCGCCGCGGTCAGCGGCTACGCGGTGGCCGGTGGCCTGGAGTTGGCGCTGTGGTGCGACATGCGGGTAGTCGAGGCCGACGCGACCTTCGGCGTCTTCTGCCGGCGCTGGGGCGTACCGCTCATTGACGGCGGCACCGTGCGATTGCCCAGACTGATCGGCCACAGTCGCGCCATGGACATGATCCTCACCGGCCGAGCGGTGAACGCCGAGGAAGCTCTGGCGATCGGACTGGCCAATCGGGTTGTCCCCACCGGAGAGGCGCGCCGCGCAGCAGAGCAGCTGGCCCTCGAACTAGCCGAGCTGCCGCAGGGTTGCCTGCGCTCGGATCGGTTGTCGGCGCTGCGGCAGTGGGGCATGACCGAATCCCACGCGATGGACTCCGAATTCGAAAGCATCGAGCGAGTGGCCGACGAGGCGTTGCGCGGGGCGGGCCGCTTCGCCGGCGGGGCCGGCCGCCACGGCGCTAAGGCCTGA
- the rpsG gene encoding 30S ribosomal protein S7 — protein MPRKGPAPKRPLVNDPVYGSQLVTQLVNKVLLDGKKSLAERIVYGALEQARDKTGTDPVVTLKRAMDNVKPALEVRSRRVGGATYQVPVEVRAERSTTLALRWLVSFSRARREKTMIERLANEILDASNGLGAAVKRREDTHKMAEANRAFAHYRW, from the coding sequence ATGCCGCGCAAGGGTCCCGCTCCCAAGCGTCCGCTGGTCAACGACCCCGTCTACGGGTCGCAGCTGGTCACCCAGTTGGTCAACAAGGTGCTGCTGGACGGCAAGAAGTCGCTGGCCGAGCGCATCGTCTACGGCGCTCTCGAGCAGGCTCGGGACAAGACCGGTACTGACCCGGTCGTGACGCTCAAGCGTGCGATGGACAACGTCAAGCCGGCCCTCGAGGTTCGCAGCCGCCGCGTCGGTGGTGCCACCTACCAGGTTCCGGTCGAGGTGCGCGCTGAGCGCTCCACCACGCTGGCGCTGCGCTGGCTGGTGAGCTTCTCGCGGGCTCGCCGGGAGAAGACCATGATCGAGCGCCTGGCCAACGAGATCCTGGACGCCAGCAATGGCCTGGGTGCTGCCGTCAAGCGCCGTGAAGACACCCACAAGATGGCCGAGGCCAACCGGGCGTTCGCGCACTACCGCTGGTGA
- a CDS encoding deoxyribonuclease IV — translation MLIGSHVRPQNPLAAAEADGADVVQIFLGNPQSWKPPKPREDAAQLRAAALPIYVHAPYLINVASPNNRVRIPSRTILQQTCDAAADIGAAAVIVHGGHVTADDDDPQAGFARWRKALDRLESGVPVYLENTAGGDYAMARHFDTIAKLWDHIGDTGVGFCLDTCHTWAAGESLPDAVERIKAITGRIDLVHCNDSKDAPGSGRDRHANFGAGQIDPDLLVAVVKAAGAPVICETAEEGRKADIAFLRDRLS, via the coding sequence GTGTTGATCGGATCCCATGTGCGCCCGCAGAATCCGCTGGCTGCCGCCGAAGCCGACGGCGCCGACGTGGTGCAGATCTTCCTCGGTAACCCGCAGAGCTGGAAGCCCCCCAAACCGCGCGAGGATGCGGCGCAGCTTCGCGCGGCGGCGCTGCCGATTTACGTGCACGCGCCGTATCTGATCAACGTGGCCTCCCCGAACAACCGGGTGCGCATCCCGTCGCGCACCATCTTGCAGCAGACCTGCGACGCCGCCGCCGACATCGGCGCGGCCGCGGTGATCGTGCATGGCGGGCACGTGACCGCCGATGACGACGACCCGCAGGCCGGGTTCGCGCGGTGGCGCAAGGCGCTGGACCGCTTGGAGTCAGGCGTCCCGGTGTACCTGGAGAACACCGCCGGCGGTGACTATGCGATGGCCCGGCACTTCGACACCATCGCCAAACTGTGGGACCACATCGGCGACACCGGCGTCGGTTTCTGCCTGGACACCTGTCACACCTGGGCGGCCGGGGAATCGCTGCCCGACGCCGTGGAGCGCATCAAGGCGATCACCGGACGCATCGATCTGGTGCATTGCAATGACTCCAAGGACGCGCCCGGCTCCGGACGCGACCGGCACGCCAACTTCGGTGCCGGCCAGATCGACCCGGACCTGTTGGTCGCGGTGGTCAAGGCAGCGGGAGCTCCGGTGATCTGCGAGACCGCCGAGGAGGGCCGCAAGGCCGACATCGCATTCCTGCGCGATCGGCTGAGCTGA
- a CDS encoding glutamate--cysteine ligase: MGDEVNRTAYSRAQRRQYRHKIQECLDVFETMLAQASFECEPPLTGMEIEGNLIGDDYHPAMSNAGVLSAIDDPAFQRELGSYNIEFNVPPRQFTARAALDLEAEVRASLNDAQAKARANDAGIVMIGILPTLMPEHLAGDWMSDSARYAALNDSIFAARGEDIDIDIDGPEPLNLHAENIAPESACTSMQLHLQVSPADFANHWNAAQVLAGPQLAIGANSPYFFGHRLWAETRVELFAQSTDTRPDELKNQGVRPRVWFGERWITSIFDLFEENVRYFPSLLPEVSEEDPADELAQGRTPQLAELRLHNGTVYRWNRPVYDVVGGRPHLRVENRVLPSGPTVADMVANAVFYYGLLRRLAREQRPLWTQMSFAVAHDNFRRAARLGMDARLFWPDLGEVSVAELTQRDLLPLARQGLEEWGVATEVIDRFLGIIADRVATGRNGATWQVSTVRALQAQGLSRPAALAEMLSRYCTHMHTNEPVHTWPTELG, translated from the coding sequence ATGGGGGACGAAGTCAACCGCACCGCCTATTCCCGCGCCCAGCGCCGCCAATACCGGCACAAGATTCAGGAGTGCCTGGATGTTTTCGAGACGATGCTGGCGCAGGCCAGCTTCGAGTGTGAGCCGCCGCTGACCGGTATGGAGATCGAGGGCAACCTGATCGGCGACGACTATCACCCGGCCATGTCGAACGCCGGCGTGTTGTCCGCGATCGACGATCCGGCGTTTCAACGCGAATTGGGTTCCTACAACATCGAATTCAATGTGCCGCCGCGTCAGTTCACCGCGCGCGCGGCGCTGGATCTGGAAGCCGAGGTGCGTGCCAGCCTCAACGACGCGCAGGCCAAAGCCCGGGCAAACGACGCAGGCATCGTGATGATCGGCATCTTGCCGACCCTGATGCCCGAGCATCTGGCCGGTGACTGGATGAGTGATTCGGCGCGGTACGCGGCACTCAACGATTCGATCTTCGCCGCGCGGGGCGAAGACATCGACATCGACATCGACGGCCCCGAGCCGCTGAACCTGCATGCCGAGAACATCGCACCGGAATCGGCGTGCACCAGCATGCAATTGCACCTGCAGGTCTCGCCGGCCGACTTCGCCAACCATTGGAATGCCGCCCAGGTACTGGCCGGCCCGCAACTGGCGATCGGGGCCAACTCGCCCTACTTCTTCGGCCACCGGCTATGGGCCGAGACCCGCGTCGAGTTGTTCGCGCAGTCCACCGACACCCGGCCCGACGAACTGAAGAACCAGGGGGTACGGCCCCGGGTGTGGTTCGGCGAGCGGTGGATCACCTCGATCTTCGACCTGTTCGAGGAGAATGTGCGTTACTTCCCGTCGCTGCTGCCCGAGGTCTCCGAGGAGGACCCGGCGGACGAGCTCGCGCAGGGACGCACCCCGCAACTGGCCGAGCTGCGTCTGCACAACGGCACGGTGTACCGCTGGAATCGCCCGGTATACGACGTCGTCGGCGGAAGACCCCACTTACGGGTGGAGAACCGGGTCCTGCCATCGGGTCCCACGGTGGCCGACATGGTGGCCAATGCGGTGTTCTACTACGGCTTGCTGCGCAGACTGGCCCGCGAACAGCGCCCGCTGTGGACTCAGATGAGTTTTGCGGTGGCGCACGACAACTTTCGCCGGGCCGCGCGCCTCGGCATGGATGCCCGGCTGTTCTGGCCGGACCTGGGCGAGGTGAGCGTGGCGGAACTGACTCAGCGCGACTTGTTGCCGCTCGCCCGTCAAGGGCTCGAGGAGTGGGGCGTGGCCACCGAGGTGATCGACCGGTTCCTCGGCATCATCGCCGACCGGGTGGCAACGGGACGCAACGGCGCCACCTGGCAGGTGTCGACGGTCCGCGCGCTGCAGGCGCAGGGCCTGAGCCGGCCGGCCGCGCTGGCGGAAATGCTGAGCCGGTACTGCACGCACATGCACACCAACGAGCCGGTCCACACCTGGCCGACCGAACTGGGTTGA
- a CDS encoding DUF3060 domain-containing protein, whose protein sequence is MKWTALASALLGLAAGSLGAAASAHAVPGDIHIYGVHETHTLDCNGGTLFINGVNLTIHAMGTCWAVTTQGSQNTVIADTIVNDVTVYGNDTIVYYHNGDPLLFDRGRELGMTNRLQRVAA, encoded by the coding sequence ATGAAATGGACCGCGCTGGCGAGTGCGTTGCTGGGTCTGGCCGCCGGTTCACTGGGGGCAGCCGCGAGCGCGCACGCGGTGCCCGGCGACATCCACATCTACGGGGTGCACGAGACCCACACCCTGGACTGCAACGGCGGGACGCTGTTCATCAACGGCGTCAACCTCACCATCCACGCAATGGGCACCTGCTGGGCGGTGACCACGCAGGGCTCGCAGAACACGGTGATCGCCGACACGATCGTCAACGACGTCACGGTCTACGGCAACGACACCATCGTCTATTACCACAATGGCGACCCGCTGCTGTTCGACCGCGGACGAGAGCTGGGGATGACCAACCGGCTCCAACGCGTAGCGGCGTGA